A single genomic interval of Sebastes umbrosus isolate fSebUmb1 chromosome 9, fSebUmb1.pri, whole genome shotgun sequence harbors:
- the LOC119494932 gene encoding uncharacterized protein LOC119494932 encodes MAPLLATDGHDECPTCLGVVHLREGLSDSQCMNCSFMPRELKIARLAELEEQLEFQLPLSGVPSNARSGRRRAPPKGAPPTKKARKVDCLATKVDTLTSEFAEIKALLLNLQPGRVNATQNDSPQAMTPTPLRWDEDALSTRASCSQFCEDRPGQGELVASSHASDTCSQQSGSGSRADSESAPATVKPVVRMALARLGLDETPTAGTSSSAFFRWAPPLAGFSVPPSQPYIEELHKCWPDPKSLSHHTTDGRALASMQNADTYGLGKMPAVEPSIAALIVSPNEVLRPDARCPRPQCRITDDFLVKAYETAARMGRLGNSLSHLILSLSQSLQAAGVDASVQSLSDASLQAFGLITRELGRLMSTLTLTRRQVWLAQSPLSEPGRRALRTLPVVPGELFGPAAQQALERGIQANQTRQHGPHRVVVPVALGFQLVLIRTRGPRRLRHGRCLKREGVGGQGIAPPGTQRARGEDPDAPGPAVGRFSQQQLSCWESSTSDPWVVATLSQGYNLQFRRRPPVFSGIRLTTVRDPTKSQALRQEISTLLGKGAIEELGQETQQGGFYSVYFLIPKREGGFRPILDLRGLNTFLKVLPFHMLSTADVLQNVTRHSWFTSIDLKDAYFHVPIALSHRQYLRFAFEGKAFQFKVLPFGLSLAPRVFTRCMRAALAPMQARGMLILPYLDDWLICALTREQAERDTASLLHHVTRLGLTVNHAKSCLIPSQRVVFIGLTLDSRHMLAFPTPRRVNAILQLLLRFRKNRRLRYSLFLRLLGMLTSVTSVVPLGLLYLRPFQIWINCLQLDPKSHRSKRVRVSSRCLLALRPWRAGAYLARGISLGSIPSRREVVVTDASPSGWGAVWQHRAIRGLWTAQEAAEHINVLELRAIYLALRKFLPHLRGRHVVVRSDNKSAVYHVNRQGGTRSTRLLQVARRLLVWAFPCFSSLRAMYLPGPQNVVADFLSRQKPPAGEWRLHPEVVEEIWRKYGAAEVDLFASEASTHCPLWFSLTETACPLGQDALAHPWPDCLLYAFPPFPLIAVTLHRIQHGNNRLLLVAPNWPGRPWFPGMHRLLDGVPWCLPKRQDLLSQLGGRIWHPNPDRLQLWVWPLRSRTHS; translated from the exons ATGGCTCCACTGCTAGCTACTGATGGCCATGATGAATGCCCCACATGCCTCGGTGTTGTACACCTGAGGGAGGGGCTGTCCGACAGTCAGTGCATGAATTGTAGTTTTATGCCACGGGAGCTGAAGATAGCTCGATTAGCTGAGCTAGAAGAGCAGCTCGAGTTCCAGTTGCCCCTATCGGGTGTACCTTCAAATGCACGGAGTGGGCGGAGACGCGCCCCACCTAAGGGGGCCCCACCTACAAAAAAGGCACGGAAAGTGGACTGTTTGGCAACTAAGGTCGACACGCTAACATCAGAGTTTGCTGAGATTAAAGCGCTGCTCCTTAACCTTCAGCCAGGCAGGGTGAACGCAACCCAGAATGACAGCCCGCAGGCTATGACACCTACCCCACTGAGATGGGATGAGGATGCCCTGTCTACGAGGGCTTCCTGTAGCCAGTTCTGTGAGGACCGGCCTGGACAGGGAGAGCTAGTAGCCTCCTCCCACGCTTCTGACACCTGTTCCCAGCAGTCAGGAAGTGGGTCCAGGGCAGACTCAGAGTCTGCTCCAGCGACAGTTAAGCCAGTGGTCCGTATGGCTCTGGCACGCTTAGGCTTGGATGAGACCCCGACTGCGGGCACCTCATCCAGTgcattttttaggtgggccccGCCCCTGGCGGGTTTCTCTGTTCCACCCTCCCAGCCATACATTGAGGAGCTCCACAAATGCTGGCCAGACCCGAAATCACTTTCCCACCACACCACTGACGGCAGGGCCTTAGCTTCAATGCAGAACGCTGACACTTACGGACTGGGTAAGATGCCAGCAGTGGAGCCATCTATTGCCGCCCTTATTGTGTCTCCCAATGAGGTCTTGAGGCCTGATGCTCGCTGTCCCAGGCCCCAGTGTCGCATCACAGACGACTTTCTAGTCAAGGCTTATGAAACAGCGGCACGCATGGGCCGTCTTGGAAACTCTCTTTCCCACCTGATACTATCCTTGTCCCAGTCCCTGCAAGCTGCTGGCGTGGATGCTTCCGTCCAGAGCCTCAGTGATGCATCCCTGCAGGCGTTCGGTCTTATCACAAGGGAGCTTGGCAGACTAATGTCGACCCTTACGCTGACTCGCCGGCAGGTATGGCTGGCCCAATCTCCGCTTTCGGAGCCGGGCCGGAGAGCCCTCCGCACTCTCCCCGTGGTTCCGGGGGAGCTGTTTGgcccagcagcacagcaggCCTTGGAGCGGGGAATCCAGGCGAACCAGACTCGGCAGCA CGGCCCCCACAGGGTGGTGGTACCAGTCGCCCTCGGCTTCCAGCTCGTCCTGATACGTACCCGAGGACCTCGCAGGCTCCGGCACGGCCGGTGCCTCAAGCGAGAAGGGGTCGGGGGTCAGGGTATCGCCCCCCCAGGTACCCAAAGGGCCAGAGGGGAAGATCCTGATGCCCCGGGGCCGGCAGTCGGACGCTTCTCCCAGCAGCAACTCAGCTGCTGGGAAAGCAGCACTTCAGACCCTTGGGTGGTGGCTACGCTTTCCCAAGGGTACAATCTCCAATTCCGACGCCGGCCCCCAGTTTTCAGTGGGATCAGACTGACCACGGTCAGAGATCCCACAAAGTCCCAGGCACTCAGACAAGAAATATCCACCCTCCTGGGGAAGGGTGCCATCGAAGAGCTGGGGCAAGAGACACAGCAAGGTGGGTTTTActcagtttattttctgattccaaAGAGAGAGGGTGGGTTTCGCCCTATACTGGACTTACGAGGGCTGAACACATTTCTGAAGGTGTTGCCCTTCCACATGCTGAGTACAGCAGATGTGCTCCAAAACGTGACACGGCACAGTTGGTTCACATCCATCGATTTGAAGGACGCATACTTTCACGTCCCAATAGCACTATCTCACAGGCAGTACCTGCGCTTCGCATTCGAAGGCAAGGCCTTCCAATTCAAGGTGCTCCCATTTGGTCTTTCCCTTGCCCCACGGGTCTTCACAAGGTGCATGAGGGCGGCACTCGCCCCAATGCAGGCCAGGGGTATGCTTATCCTCCCATACCTGGACGATTGGCTAATTTGTGCTCTGACCAGGGAACAGGCAGAGCGGGACACTGCGTCCCTTCTGCATCACGTGACGAGGTTGGGCCTTACCGTCAACCATGCCAAGAGTTGTCTCATACCCAGCCAAAGGGTAGTGTTCATTGGTTTAACTCTGGACTCCCGCCATATGCTGGCCTTCCCAACACCAAGACGAGTAAACGCCatactccagctcctcctccggttCCGGAAGAACAGGAGGTTGAGGTACAGCCTGTTTCTCAGGCTGTTAGGTATGTTGACGTCAGTAACATCAGTAGTGCCACTGGGCCTCCTGTACTTACGGCCATTCCAAATTTGGATCAATTGTCTCCAATTAGATCCAAAGTCCCACAGATCCAAGAGAGTCAGGGTGTCCAGCCGATGCCTCCTTGCATTGCGGCCATGGAGAGCCGGGGCATATCTGGCCAGGGGCATCTCATTGGGTTCGATTCCCTCACGTCGCGAGGTGGTGGTGACCGATGCTTCGCCCTCCGGCTGGGGGGCAGTATGGCAGCACAGAGCGATAAGGGGGCTCTGGACAGCACAGGAAGCGGCGGAGCACATAAATGTGCTCGAGCTCCGTGCTATATATTTGGCACTTCGCAAATTCCTACCACATTTGAGAGGCAGGCATGTTGTTGTACGGTCCGACAACAAGTCAGCTGTCTACCATGTAAACCGGCAAGGGGGCACCAGATCAACCCGGTTGCTACAGGTGGCACGGAGACTTCTGGTATGGGCTTTCCCTTGTTTTTCCAGCCTCAGGGCCATGTATCTGCCAGGGCCACAGAATGTGGTGGCAGACTTTCTCTCCCGCCAGAAACCCCCCGCGGGCGAGTGGAGGCTCCACCCAGAGGTGGTAGAGGAGATATGGCGCAAATATGGCGCAGCAGAGGTGGACCTGTTTGCCTCAGAAGCCTCAACGCACTGCCCTCTTTGGTTCTCCCTGACGGAGACAGCATGCCCGTTGGGACAGGATGCCCTGGCACACCCATGGCCAGATTGCCTCCTCTATGCCTTCCCACCATTCCCACTGATAGCAGTAACGCTACACAGAATACAGCACGGCAACAACAGACTCCTGTTGGTCGCCCCAAACTGGCCGGGGAGACCCTGGTTTCCAGGGATGCACAGGCTTCTGGACGGAGTTCCATGGTGCCTGCCCAAGAGGCAAGACTTGCTCTCACAGCTGGGGGGCCGCATCTGGCATCCGAACCCGGATCGCCTACAGCTTTGGGTATGGCCCCTGAGGAGCCGGACCCACTCCTAA